A stretch of Acidovorax sp. RAC01 DNA encodes these proteins:
- the egtD gene encoding L-histidine N(alpha)-methyltransferase, translating into MPDHGYDDIKHGLRQTPASISPKYFYDQRGSALFEAITRLPEYYPTRTENALMHKHADAMAQAVGQGRTLIELGAGNCQKARALCRLIRPAGFVGVDISADYLRDAVQGLRRDFPGLDARALGADITQPVQLPADVPRSGRLVFYPGSSIGNFDPPHALQLLAQMRELAGDDGGLLIGIDLPKDIAVLEAAYDDAAGVTAEFNRNALTHVNRLIGSDFDVQQWQHRAFFNAGDSRIEMHLEASTPVHVRWVGGERHFGRGERIHTENSYKYAVPVFTDMLARAGFSRAQAWTDERGWFAMVHAQP; encoded by the coding sequence ATGCCCGACCACGGTTACGACGATATCAAGCACGGGTTGCGCCAGACCCCGGCAAGCATCTCCCCCAAGTATTTCTACGACCAGCGCGGCTCGGCCCTGTTTGAGGCCATCACGCGGTTGCCCGAGTACTACCCCACGCGCACCGAAAACGCCCTCATGCACAAGCATGCCGACGCCATGGCGCAGGCGGTAGGGCAGGGCCGCACGCTGATTGAGCTGGGCGCGGGCAATTGCCAGAAGGCACGGGCCCTGTGCCGGTTGATCCGGCCCGCCGGATTTGTGGGCGTGGATATCTCGGCCGACTACCTGCGCGATGCAGTGCAGGGGTTGCGCCGCGATTTCCCGGGGCTGGATGCACGGGCGCTGGGGGCCGACATCACGCAGCCCGTGCAGTTGCCCGCCGATGTGCCGCGGAGCGGGCGACTGGTGTTCTACCCCGGCTCGTCCATCGGTAACTTCGACCCGCCCCATGCGCTGCAGCTGCTGGCGCAGATGCGTGAACTGGCGGGTGACGATGGCGGATTGCTGATCGGCATCGACCTGCCCAAGGACATTGCGGTGCTCGAAGCCGCGTACGACGATGCAGCAGGCGTCACGGCCGAGTTCAACCGCAATGCGCTCACGCACGTCAACCGCCTGATTGGCAGTGACTTTGACGTGCAGCAGTGGCAGCACCGGGCGTTCTTCAACGCTGGCGATTCGCGCATCGAGATGCACCTGGAGGCGAGCACACCGGTGCATGTGCGCTGGGTGGGTGGCGAGCGCCATTTCGGGCGGGGCGAGCGCATCCACACCGAAAACAGCTACAAGTACGCCGTGCCGGTGTTCACCGACATGCTGGCACGCGCCGGGTTTTCGCGCGCACAGGCCTGGACAGATGAGCGCGGCTGGTTTGCAATGGTCCATGCCCAGCCCTGA
- a CDS encoding DUF808 domain-containing protein, whose amino-acid sequence MAAGSLLALLDDIATILDDVALMTKVAAKKSAAMADDVSVMTKVAAQKTAGVLGDDLALNAQQVTGVRADREIPVVWAVAKGSFINKVILVPAALLISAFAPWAVTPLLMVGGAFLCFEGFEKVAHKLLHAPHEEEAEHESRARANANPAVDLVAMEKDKIKGAVRTDFILSAEIIAITLGTVATAPFGQQVAVLSGIAIIMTIGVYGLVAGIVKLDDLGLWLTGKGSAAARAVGSGILRAAPWLMKGLSIAGTAAMFLVGGGILVHGVPALHHAVEAAGAAASNWPVGGLWHVLVPNLLNAVVGIVAGGLVLAGVQLVQRIRGKSASH is encoded by the coding sequence ATGGCCGCTGGCAGCCTGCTTGCCCTGTTGGACGATATCGCCACCATTCTTGATGACGTCGCCCTGATGACCAAGGTGGCGGCCAAGAAGAGCGCGGCCATGGCGGACGATGTGTCCGTGATGACCAAGGTGGCCGCGCAAAAGACAGCCGGCGTGCTGGGCGACGACCTGGCGCTCAACGCCCAGCAGGTCACCGGCGTGCGCGCCGACCGCGAGATTCCGGTGGTGTGGGCCGTGGCCAAGGGCTCGTTCATCAACAAGGTGATCCTGGTGCCGGCTGCGTTGCTGATCAGCGCGTTCGCACCCTGGGCCGTTACCCCGTTGCTGATGGTGGGCGGTGCCTTCCTGTGCTTTGAGGGCTTCGAGAAAGTGGCCCACAAGCTGCTGCATGCGCCCCATGAGGAAGAGGCCGAGCACGAAAGCCGTGCGCGGGCCAACGCCAACCCGGCGGTGGATCTGGTGGCGATGGAAAAGGACAAGATCAAGGGCGCCGTGCGCACGGACTTCATCCTGTCGGCCGAGATCATCGCCATCACGCTGGGCACGGTGGCAACTGCGCCGTTCGGGCAGCAGGTGGCCGTGCTGTCGGGCATCGCCATCATCATGACCATCGGCGTGTACGGCCTCGTGGCAGGCATCGTCAAGCTTGATGACCTGGGCCTGTGGCTCACGGGCAAGGGCAGCGCTGCAGCCCGGGCCGTGGGGTCGGGCATCCTGCGCGCCGCGCCATGGCTCATGAAGGGCCTGTCCATCGCCGGCACGGCGGCCATGTTCCTGGTGGGGGGCGGCATCCTGGTGCATGGCGTGCCAGCGCTGCACCACGCGGTGGAAGCTGCCGGCGCTGCTGCGTCGAACTGGCCGGTGGGCGGGCTGTGGCATGTGCTGGTGCCCAACCTGCTCAACGCGGTGGTGGGCATCGTGGCCGGTGGCCTGGTGCTGGCAGGGGTGCAGCTGGTCCAGCGCATCCGTGGCAAATCGGCATCGCACTGA
- a CDS encoding metal-dependent hydrolase, with product MDSVSQLVLGASVVVATMGRRTAAWKAVLWGGVAGTLPDLDALYDHGDAILNMVLHRAASHSLLYLTLLSLPLAWLVARIHGEPDLRARWWLALWLALVTHPLLDWMTVYGTQLLIPFTAFPYGVGSMFIIDPLYTLPLLVGVVAALCLRHHRGLGWARWGLVLSTVYLGWSVVAQQQATGKFMASAPEPGLASAQVLVTPAPFNTLLWRAVVVTPTHYYEGYASLLDGTRPVRWTRHVRGADLYAQHRGYPLVDRIARFSHGFFKMSEADGQVFITDLRMGSEPAYSFHFNLGTPAQMAAGNQPATQQWQRPDLAKALPWLWKRMWGNDVVL from the coding sequence ATGGATTCTGTCAGCCAGCTGGTATTGGGCGCATCCGTCGTCGTGGCCACCATGGGGCGGCGCACCGCCGCATGGAAAGCAGTGCTGTGGGGCGGCGTGGCCGGAACGCTGCCCGACCTGGACGCGCTGTACGACCACGGCGACGCCATCCTCAACATGGTGCTGCACCGGGCCGCGAGCCACTCTCTGCTGTACCTCACGCTGCTTTCGCTGCCGCTGGCGTGGCTGGTGGCACGCATCCACGGCGAACCCGACCTGCGCGCGCGCTGGTGGCTGGCGCTGTGGCTGGCACTGGTCACGCACCCGCTGCTCGACTGGATGACGGTGTACGGGACGCAACTGCTGATCCCGTTCACGGCCTTTCCGTATGGCGTGGGCAGCATGTTCATCATCGACCCGCTGTACACGCTGCCGCTGCTGGTGGGCGTGGTGGCCGCACTGTGCCTGCGCCACCACCGCGGGCTGGGCTGGGCGCGCTGGGGCCTGGTGCTGAGCACGGTGTACCTGGGCTGGAGCGTGGTGGCGCAGCAGCAGGCCACCGGCAAGTTCATGGCGTCTGCGCCCGAGCCAGGCCTGGCGTCTGCGCAAGTGCTGGTCACCCCCGCGCCCTTCAACACGCTGCTGTGGCGCGCGGTGGTGGTGACGCCCACGCACTATTACGAAGGCTATGCCTCACTGCTGGACGGCACACGCCCGGTGCGCTGGACGCGCCATGTCCGAGGCGCCGACCTCTATGCGCAGCACCGCGGCTACCCGCTGGTGGACCGCATCGCGCGCTTCAGCCACGGCTTTTTCAAGATGAGCGAAGCGGATGGCCAGGTCTTCATCACCGATCTGCGCATGGGCAGCGAGCCCGCCTACAGCTTTCACTTCAACCTCGGCACACCCGCGCAGATGGCCGCAGGCAACCAGCCCGCCACCCAGCAGTGGCAGCGCCCGGACCTTGCCAAGGCCCTGCCCTGGCTGTGGAAGCGCATGTGGGGCAACGATGTCGTGCTGTAA
- a CDS encoding OmpW/AlkL family protein produces MKKNLLAVAVLCALSCGAALAQQAEGPWMVRARAVHLDSANKDSTGLGLSVNDKTIPEVDITYFFNKNIAAELVLTVPQKHTISAGATGIGSLKHLPPTLLLQYHFDAPGFRPYVGAGLNYTRFSSVRFDPAVAAALNPSIDKNSFGAALQVGVDIPLAKNLYLNVDVKKVFIKTDVYSFGAKAGTFKVDPVLVGVGLGWRF; encoded by the coding sequence ATGAAGAAAAATCTGCTGGCTGTAGCCGTTCTGTGTGCCCTGTCTTGCGGCGCTGCCCTGGCCCAACAGGCCGAAGGCCCCTGGATGGTCCGCGCGCGTGCCGTGCACCTCGATAGCGCCAACAAGGATTCCACGGGCCTGGGCCTGTCGGTCAACGACAAGACCATTCCTGAAGTCGACATCACGTACTTCTTCAACAAGAACATCGCCGCCGAGCTGGTTTTGACTGTGCCGCAAAAGCACACCATCAGCGCGGGCGCCACCGGTATCGGCTCGCTCAAGCACCTGCCACCCACGCTGCTGCTGCAGTACCACTTCGACGCCCCCGGCTTCAGGCCGTACGTGGGTGCCGGCCTGAACTACACGCGTTTTTCCAGCGTTCGCTTTGATCCGGCCGTGGCCGCTGCGCTGAACCCCAGCATCGACAAGAACAGCTTTGGCGCAGCGCTGCAAGTGGGCGTGGACATCCCGCTGGCCAAGAACCTGTACCTGAACGTGGATGTCAAGAAGGTCTTCATCAAGACCGATGTGTACTCGTTCGGTGCCAAGGCCGGCACCTTCAAGGTAGACCCTGTTCTGGTGGGCGTGGGTCTGGGCTGGCGCTTCTGA
- a CDS encoding class I SAM-dependent methyltransferase — MPGYLTKQEDIAIPGAADLIIRSLLDRQQFSDPLGAAEALGISSATWPLFGLLWPSGSQLAQRMATRSLNAGERVLEIGCGLALASLVCHRRGVDVTASDCHPLASDFLRENLRLNGMLPLKYRTGQWGAEPTGTAADVQGRFDLIMGSDVLYERDARGSLARFLDRHATESAQIWIVDPDRGNRSAFSKQMAALRFEVVEERLDHPALADVPAYKGRLLVYQRALTAV, encoded by the coding sequence ATGCCCGGCTACCTCACAAAGCAAGAAGACATCGCCATCCCCGGCGCTGCAGACCTCATCATCCGGTCCCTGTTAGACCGTCAGCAGTTCTCCGACCCCCTGGGCGCCGCTGAGGCGCTGGGCATCTCGTCGGCCACATGGCCGCTGTTCGGGCTGCTGTGGCCGTCGGGTTCGCAGCTGGCGCAGCGCATGGCCACGCGCTCCTTGAACGCTGGCGAGCGGGTCCTGGAAATCGGCTGCGGCCTGGCACTGGCCAGCCTGGTGTGCCACCGCCGCGGCGTGGACGTGACCGCGAGCGACTGCCACCCGCTGGCGTCGGACTTTCTGCGGGAGAACCTGCGACTCAACGGCATGCTGCCGCTCAAGTACCGCACGGGGCAGTGGGGCGCCGAGCCGACCGGCACGGCTGCTGACGTGCAGGGCCGGTTCGACCTGATCATGGGCAGCGACGTGCTGTACGAGCGCGACGCGCGGGGCAGCCTGGCCCGGTTCCTAGACCGCCACGCCACCGAAAGCGCCCAGATCTGGATCGTGGACCCCGACCGCGGCAACCGCTCGGCCTTCAGCAAGCAGATGGCCGCGCTGCGCTTCGAGGTGGTGGAAGAGCGGCTCGACCACCCCGCCCTGGCCGATGTGCCAGCGTACAAGGGCCGGCTGCTGGTGTACCAGCGCGCCTTAACGGCGGTTTAG